A single window of Meiothermus sp. DNA harbors:
- a CDS encoding GIY-YIG nuclease family protein — translation MKTYWVYILASHKRVLYVGMTSNITKRMYEHRHKLTGGFTARYNVNQLVYCEQTNQVEEAIRREKKLELIRAFNPHWRDFSQVFQSRPNPAEKAYPQRCPSRFPPQRRSIPLGERRKLLRSSAS, via the coding sequence GTGAAAACCTATTGGGTCTACATTCTGGCAAGCCACAAGCGCGTGCTGTATGTGGGCATGACCAGCAATATCACTAAGCGAATGTACGAACATCGCCACAAGCTAACCGGGGGATTCACCGCCCGCTACAACGTGAATCAACTGGTCTATTGCGAGCAAACCAACCAGGTCGAAGAAGCCATCCGGCGCGAGAAGAAGCTCGAGCTAATCCGCGCCTTCAACCCCCACTGGCGTGACTTTTCCCAGGTCTTTCAGAGCAGACCAAACCCGGCTGAAAAAGCCTATCCCCAGCGCTGCCCGTCCCGCTTCCCGCCCCAGCGCCGTTCCATTCCGCTGGGCGAGAGGAGAAAGCTGTTGCGGTCGTCGGCCAGCTGA
- a CDS encoding Eco57I restriction-modification methylase domain-containing protein — MSQKLRESLSIALRDFATKPLEQAALSLWRSLGYQSSRTAPLNSLDDLPEPERLAELKAHTRQFRFLFQLTTEEIRLSHQPSLGLGAGRYENQIVESYVFVALELIQPEYTRGQLAEFTRRLNRAFPMPVMVLFKYGAYLTIAAVERRVHKRDERKDVIERNKVTLIKDIRYQQPHRAHLDILADLALPSLSASKAITHFVELDRAWRKQLDTKELNQRFYRELANWFYWASTHPGVRFPDVEAEAQPAEKKRKLQMQLIRLITRLIFVWFLREKGLVPDDLFEPSKLKDLLTEFKKDDPQDSTYYQAILQNLFFATLNTEMGEGRRFKEDKSGYNPGYMVHSLYRYRSAFRDPQAALQVFSSIPFLNGGLFECLDREADKALGLPEQRIDGFSDRPERRAYVSNELFFAQEREADLNSFYGTKGKRYRVRGLIELLNSYKFTVSENTPIEEEVALDPELLGKVFENLLAAYNPETEETARKETGSFYTPRDVVDFMVDESLLVYLHGKLREGQPAQVAGGGSQAPILYPQTPEALLSPEGNPGQADYLETRLRQLLAFHNETPPFSDEEKRRIIEAIDECKIVDPACGSGAFPLGALQKLVHILEQLDPGGQLWRERQEANLRREIEGDPEVQRLKLDLQTIQKISLEEARTKAEREVLERLQAQIQALRDAFDPHLTYPDYARKLYLIENCIYGVDIQPIAVQIAKLRCFIALVVDQKHDDTRPNRGILPLPNLETKFVAANSLVPLNQQAAMLPLEVEAKEAELGKIRHQHFLARSFAKKKALRQRDAQIRREIAQILEQSGFASDEARRMAQFDPYNQNDSAHFFDAHWMFGLERGFDIVIGNPPYIRQEKIKADKPVYQRVYPDVYVGTADLYVYFFRLGLKLLREGGVLCYICSNKYFRSAYGARLRHYLARQTRIRLLVDFGDAPVFTAIAYPSILLTQNARQGGQVMRVLSWNPQHSIERFREVFEQNHFLMPQSSLTDDGWRIENHETLALLEKLRQAGTPLGEYVGGRFYYGIKTGLNEAFVVDRATRDRLITEHKSSAEVLKPFLRGRDVKRWRVDFREQYLIKIESSENVRHPWSGKPQEEAEKIFKKTYPAIHAFMQNYRKQLIERYDQGHYYWELRACAYWKEFEQPKIVYQEIATYQAFAWDDSKAYTNNKTFLIPGASKFLLAVLNSQAMAFLLDHTVQKLQGDAFAMQSIYLEKLPIPKPTPEAEALVTRLVDYILLAASGGAGEVVGFLEQVVDALVYELYLPEELHRAGRFPLRVLLEVRWPQNPTLDELRGLVRKLSEPNHPVRTLLDSLDSIPEVRLIQQSAAKNNTARPAPEDPDAEE; from the coding sequence ATGAGTCAAAAACTGCGTGAGAGCCTCTCTATTGCCCTAAGGGATTTTGCTACTAAGCCCCTCGAGCAAGCCGCACTCTCCCTTTGGCGCTCGCTGGGCTACCAAAGCAGCCGCACCGCACCCCTTAACTCGCTGGACGACCTACCCGAGCCCGAGCGACTCGCCGAGCTGAAGGCCCACACCCGCCAGTTCCGCTTCCTGTTCCAGCTCACCACCGAGGAGATTCGGCTAAGCCACCAGCCCTCGCTGGGTTTGGGCGCGGGGCGCTACGAGAACCAAATTGTGGAGTCTTACGTGTTTGTGGCCCTCGAGCTCATACAGCCCGAGTACACCCGGGGTCAACTGGCCGAGTTCACCCGCAGGCTCAACAGGGCCTTCCCCATGCCGGTGATGGTGCTCTTCAAGTACGGCGCGTACCTGACCATCGCTGCCGTAGAGCGGCGGGTCCACAAGCGGGACGAGCGCAAGGATGTGATCGAGCGGAACAAGGTCACGCTCATCAAGGACATTCGCTATCAACAGCCCCACCGCGCCCACCTGGACATTCTGGCCGACCTGGCCCTCCCCAGCCTGAGCGCCAGCAAAGCCATTACGCATTTTGTGGAGCTAGACCGGGCCTGGCGCAAGCAACTGGACACCAAAGAACTCAACCAGCGCTTTTATCGGGAGCTGGCCAACTGGTTCTACTGGGCCTCTACACACCCCGGCGTCAGGTTTCCGGACGTAGAGGCCGAAGCCCAACCCGCCGAGAAAAAACGCAAGCTCCAGATGCAGCTCATAAGGCTCATCACCCGGCTTATTTTTGTCTGGTTTCTGCGGGAGAAGGGGCTGGTTCCCGATGACCTGTTCGAGCCGAGCAAGCTCAAAGATCTCCTCACAGAGTTCAAAAAAGACGACCCCCAGGACAGCACCTACTACCAGGCCATCCTGCAAAACCTATTCTTCGCCACCCTCAACACCGAGATGGGCGAGGGGCGGCGGTTCAAGGAGGATAAAAGCGGCTACAACCCCGGCTACATGGTACACAGCCTCTACCGCTATCGCTCGGCCTTCCGCGACCCCCAAGCCGCTTTGCAGGTGTTCTCGAGCATCCCCTTCCTGAACGGCGGCCTCTTCGAGTGCCTCGACCGCGAGGCCGACAAAGCCCTGGGCTTGCCCGAGCAGCGCATAGACGGCTTCTCGGATCGCCCCGAACGCCGGGCCTATGTGTCCAACGAGCTTTTTTTTGCCCAGGAGCGAGAAGCCGACCTGAACAGCTTTTATGGAACCAAAGGCAAACGTTACCGGGTGCGGGGCCTGATTGAGCTTTTGAACAGCTACAAGTTCACCGTTAGCGAGAACACCCCCATCGAGGAAGAAGTGGCCCTCGACCCCGAGCTATTGGGCAAGGTGTTCGAGAACCTGCTGGCCGCCTACAACCCCGAGACCGAGGAGACCGCCCGCAAGGAAACCGGCTCGTTCTACACCCCCCGCGACGTGGTGGACTTCATGGTAGACGAGAGCTTGCTGGTCTATCTGCACGGCAAACTGCGCGAGGGGCAACCTGCCCAGGTGGCCGGGGGCGGCAGCCAGGCTCCCATCCTGTACCCCCAAACCCCCGAGGCGCTGCTGTCGCCCGAGGGCAACCCCGGACAAGCCGACTACCTCGAGACCCGCCTGCGCCAACTGCTGGCCTTCCACAACGAAACCCCGCCCTTCTCGGACGAGGAAAAACGCCGGATCATCGAAGCCATAGATGAGTGCAAGATTGTAGACCCGGCCTGCGGCTCGGGGGCCTTTCCGCTGGGGGCGCTGCAAAAGTTGGTGCACATCCTCGAGCAGCTCGACCCCGGCGGCCAGCTCTGGCGCGAGCGGCAAGAAGCGAACCTGCGGCGCGAGATCGAGGGCGACCCCGAGGTGCAAAGGCTCAAGCTCGACCTACAGACCATCCAAAAAATCAGCCTCGAGGAAGCCCGCACCAAGGCCGAGCGCGAGGTGCTCGAGCGCCTCCAAGCCCAGATACAAGCCTTGCGCGACGCCTTCGACCCCCACCTCACCTACCCCGACTACGCCCGCAAGCTCTACCTGATCGAAAACTGCATCTACGGCGTGGACATCCAGCCCATCGCCGTCCAGATTGCCAAGCTGCGCTGCTTTATTGCGCTGGTGGTAGACCAGAAGCACGACGACACCCGCCCCAACCGGGGTATTCTGCCCCTGCCCAACCTCGAGACCAAGTTTGTAGCCGCCAACTCGCTCGTTCCCCTAAACCAGCAGGCTGCCATGCTGCCCCTCGAGGTTGAGGCGAAAGAGGCCGAGCTCGGCAAAATTCGCCACCAGCACTTTCTGGCCCGCAGCTTCGCCAAAAAGAAAGCCCTGCGCCAGCGCGACGCGCAAATCCGGCGGGAAATTGCCCAAATCCTCGAGCAGAGCGGCTTTGCCAGCGACGAAGCCCGCCGTATGGCCCAGTTCGACCCCTACAACCAAAACGACTCCGCCCACTTCTTCGATGCCCACTGGATGTTTGGCCTCGAGCGCGGCTTCGACATCGTGATCGGCAACCCCCCCTACATCCGCCAGGAGAAAATCAAGGCCGACAAACCCGTCTACCAGCGGGTATACCCCGACGTATACGTCGGAACCGCCGACCTCTACGTCTATTTCTTCCGCCTGGGCCTGAAGCTTTTGCGCGAGGGCGGGGTGCTGTGCTACATCTGCTCCAACAAATACTTCCGCAGCGCCTACGGGGCCAGGCTGCGCCACTACCTAGCCCGCCAGACCCGCATCCGGCTGCTCGTAGACTTTGGCGATGCCCCGGTCTTTACCGCCATCGCCTACCCCAGCATCCTCCTGACCCAAAACGCCCGGCAGGGCGGCCAGGTTATGCGGGTGCTGAGCTGGAACCCCCAACACAGCATCGAACGCTTCCGCGAGGTTTTCGAGCAAAACCACTTCCTTATGCCCCAGTCCAGCCTGACCGACGACGGCTGGCGCATCGAGAACCACGAGACCCTGGCCCTGCTGGAAAAGCTCCGCCAGGCCGGCACCCCGCTGGGCGAGTACGTGGGGGGTAGGTTCTACTATGGCATCAAAACCGGCCTGAACGAAGCCTTTGTGGTAGACCGCGCCACCCGCGACCGCCTGATCACCGAGCACAAGAGCAGCGCCGAGGTGCTCAAGCCCTTCCTGCGCGGGCGGGACGTGAAGCGCTGGCGGGTAGACTTCCGCGAGCAATACCTGATCAAGATTGAATCCTCCGAGAATGTTCGGCATCCGTGGTCGGGCAAACCCCAGGAAGAGGCCGAAAAAATTTTCAAGAAAACCTATCCCGCAATCCATGCTTTCATGCAGAATTATCGCAAGCAACTCATAGAGCGATACGACCAAGGGCACTACTACTGGGAGCTCCGGGCTTGTGCCTACTGGAAAGAGTTCGAGCAGCCAAAGATTGTTTATCAGGAAATAGCAACCTATCAAGCTTTTGCATGGGACGACTCAAAGGCATATACCAACAACAAAACATTTCTGATTCCAGGCGCATCTAAGTTTCTGCTGGCTGTCCTCAACTCTCAAGCGATGGCGTTCTTACTTGACCACACGGTTCAAAAGCTTCAAGGGGATGCTTTCGCAATGCAGTCCATCTACCTTGAAAAGCTACCCATCCCCAAACCCACCCCCGAAGCCGAGGCGCTGGTTACCCGGCTGGTGGACTACATTTTGCTGGCGGCCTCTGGGGGTGCGGGCGAGGTGGTGGGGTTTTTGGAGCAGGTGGTGGATGCGCTGGTGTACGAGCTGTACCTGCCGGAGGAGCTACACCGGGCGGGGCGGTTTCCGCTTCGGGTGCTCTTGGAGGTGCGCTGGCCCCAGAACCCCACCCTAGACGAGCTGCGGGGGCTGGTGCGCAAGCTGTCCGAACCCAACCACCCGGTGCGCACGCTACTCGATTCCCTGGATAGCATCCCCGAGGTACGCCTAATCCAGCAGTCCGCCGCCAAGAACAACACCGCCCGCCCTGCGCCAGAAGACCCGGATGCCGAGGAGTAG
- a CDS encoding RES family NAD+ phosphorylase: MAVIQAWRLVSVTRADAAFDGEGSYRYGNRWNHPGTRVVYLASTASLAALEVLVHAESYDELPEYRAFPVEFDSSLALDLPDLPPDWQQSPASQSTKSLGSRWAQEGKSALLRVPSAVVPWEYNYVLNILHPNYAQVRIGEPRAFTFDPRLNK; encoded by the coding sequence ATGGCGGTGATACAGGCCTGGCGGCTGGTGAGCGTAACGCGGGCCGATGCGGCTTTCGACGGCGAGGGCAGCTACCGCTATGGCAACCGCTGGAACCACCCAGGAACGCGGGTGGTCTACCTTGCTTCCACCGCCAGCCTGGCCGCCCTCGAGGTGCTGGTACACGCCGAGAGCTACGACGAGTTGCCGGAGTACCGAGCTTTCCCGGTGGAGTTCGACTCCAGCCTGGCCCTGGACTTGCCCGATCTACCCCCCGACTGGCAGCAGAGCCCGGCTTCCCAGAGCACCAAGAGCTTGGGGAGTCGGTGGGCCCAGGAAGGCAAGAGCGCGCTCTTACGTGTGCCCAGTGCCGTGGTACCCTGGGAGTATAACTACGTGCTGAACATCCTTCACCCCAACTACGCCCAGGTGAGGATAGGGGAACCCAGGGCCTTCACATTTGACCCCCGGCTGAACAAATAA
- a CDS encoding antitoxin Xre/MbcA/ParS toxin-binding domain-containing protein, with protein METVMLPARTDPTLEPLALFGLNPHSTDEGIRELKSGLPVEGWAALVHALDTTEKALAEVVQIPLTTLARRKKAGRFTPEESERLLRIARLVAQARRVFRTEHGMARWFKKPNRALGGKNPLEYASTPIGAEEVERVLERLLDGGPA; from the coding sequence ATGGAGACTGTCATGCTACCCGCTCGCACCGACCCTACCCTCGAGCCCCTGGCGCTTTTCGGTCTGAATCCCCACAGCACCGATGAAGGTATCCGGGAGCTCAAAAGTGGCCTGCCGGTGGAGGGTTGGGCGGCCCTGGTTCACGCCCTGGACACTACCGAGAAGGCACTGGCCGAGGTTGTGCAGATCCCCCTCACCACCCTGGCCCGCCGCAAGAAGGCCGGACGCTTCACCCCAGAGGAAAGCGAGCGCCTGTTGCGCATCGCCCGGCTGGTAGCGCAAGCCCGGCGGGTCTTTCGTACCGAGCATGGCATGGCCCGGTGGTTCAAAAAGCCCAACCGCGCACTCGGTGGTAAGAACCCCCTCGAGTACGCCAGCACCCCCATCGGCGCGGAGGAAGTGGAGCGGGTGCTGGAGCGCCTCCTGGATGGAGGCCCCGCCTAA
- a CDS encoding helicase-related protein yields the protein MSVVSAFFTIYAYEALKAQLDAISGMRFLFGEPNFVRTLDPSKQRSPVVRIEQDTLELAQQLKQSRIARLCADWIKEKVEVRSVRKPGFVHGKVYQIRQGDYQEAILGSSNFTVQGLGLGKRNNIELNIEVTDRRDLDDIWEWFEELWNNVELVEDVKQQVLDYLERLYTPTAPQFVYYKTLYHLFPQQTTDQGGELKQRQRLNESEIWKTLFEFQRHGAEAAIRKLLTHGGCILADSVGLGKTYTALAVIKYFENLNDRVLVLTPKKLRENWTVYQAHNNSPLNLFLKDRFAYTVLSHTDLSRESGVVGDINLQTLNWGNYDLVVIDESHNFRNNNRGRRGPDGQVIRKSRYERLLEDIINSGVPTKVLLLSATPVNTDLSDLRNQLMLVSGGDDTAFAESLGVSSLKDVLAVAQREFNQWAAKEPRIPEELLERLSPAFFKLLDGLTLARSRKHIETYYAHEMARLGGFPKRLKPQAVYAHIDTAGIFPDYDDVHSDIDKYKLALFNPFNYVLEDFRERYDRDGVANFTQANRERYLIGMMKVNFLKRLESSVNSFALTLERTCEKINELIGKLEDFKARQQNGELESVELEAEEDEELQEALQVGKQIKYDLRHLDVERWLQDLRADFQQLNDLLGVARMVTPERDAKLAELRGLLEAKIKHPTQNKLGQPNRKALVFTAFADTAKYLYEQLEPWARRQGVHIGLVVGTGENRATLGQSDFGAILTNFAPRAKQRERLPNFPQDQEIDILIATDCISEGQNLQDCDYLVNYDIHWNPVRLIQRFGRIDRIGSPNHSIQMVNFWPTDDLNAYLNLKNRVEARMALVDLTATAQDNPLTPEQVITDLSYRDQQLLRLKDEVLDLEDLEEGVTLADFSLDDFRMDLSNFLDEHREALESAPLGLFALVSETATAQPGIVFCLRQTGPAANVGLNPLSPYFLVYVRSDGSVRYTYAQAKQTLELYRALCADKPKADQTLHDYFDKQTGNLEHLEQPSALLRAALDSIRQTFQRKATQSLFTGRGGMVPKQEEQVTEETPFELVTWLVVLGQPENHLV from the coding sequence ATGTCCGTAGTATCAGCATTTTTTACCATCTATGCCTATGAGGCACTCAAGGCCCAACTCGACGCCATATCCGGCATGCGGTTTTTGTTCGGCGAGCCAAACTTTGTGCGCACCCTTGACCCCAGCAAGCAGCGTTCCCCAGTAGTGCGCATTGAGCAGGACACTCTCGAGCTTGCCCAGCAGCTAAAGCAAAGCCGGATAGCCCGTCTGTGCGCCGATTGGATCAAAGAAAAAGTCGAGGTTCGTTCGGTCAGGAAGCCGGGTTTTGTACACGGAAAGGTATACCAGATTCGGCAGGGCGACTACCAGGAAGCCATCCTGGGCAGCAGCAACTTTACCGTGCAGGGACTGGGGCTGGGCAAACGCAACAACATCGAGCTAAACATAGAAGTCACCGACCGACGTGACCTTGACGATATTTGGGAGTGGTTCGAGGAGCTTTGGAACAACGTCGAGCTTGTAGAGGACGTAAAGCAGCAGGTGTTGGATTACCTCGAGCGCCTCTACACTCCCACTGCCCCGCAGTTTGTCTACTATAAAACCCTGTACCATCTGTTTCCCCAGCAAACTACCGATCAAGGGGGGGAGCTAAAGCAGCGCCAGCGTCTGAATGAGAGCGAAATCTGGAAAACGCTGTTTGAGTTCCAGCGCCACGGGGCCGAGGCGGCCATCCGCAAGCTGCTTACCCACGGGGGCTGCATCCTGGCCGACAGCGTGGGGCTGGGCAAGACCTACACGGCTTTGGCGGTGATCAAGTATTTTGAAAATCTCAATGACCGAGTACTGGTACTCACCCCCAAGAAGTTGCGGGAGAACTGGACGGTGTACCAGGCTCACAACAACAGTCCGCTCAATTTGTTCTTGAAAGACCGCTTCGCTTACACGGTACTGTCTCACACCGACCTATCCAGGGAGAGTGGCGTGGTGGGGGATATCAACCTCCAAACGCTCAACTGGGGCAACTACGACCTGGTGGTCATAGACGAGAGCCACAACTTCCGCAACAACAACCGGGGGCGGCGAGGCCCAGACGGACAGGTGATTCGCAAGAGCCGCTACGAGCGGCTCTTGGAAGACATTATCAATTCGGGAGTGCCCACCAAGGTCTTGCTGCTCTCGGCCACCCCGGTCAACACCGACCTCTCCGACCTGCGCAACCAGCTCATGCTGGTTTCGGGTGGGGACGACACCGCCTTTGCCGAATCCCTGGGGGTCTCGAGCCTCAAAGACGTGCTGGCGGTGGCCCAGCGGGAGTTCAACCAGTGGGCGGCCAAAGAGCCCCGCATTCCGGAAGAGCTGCTCGAGCGCCTAAGCCCAGCCTTCTTTAAGCTGCTCGATGGCCTGACCCTGGCCCGCTCACGCAAACATATCGAGACCTACTACGCCCACGAGATGGCCCGGCTGGGGGGTTTCCCCAAACGCCTGAAGCCCCAAGCCGTCTATGCCCACATAGACACCGCGGGTATCTTTCCCGATTACGACGATGTGCATAGCGACATAGACAAGTACAAACTGGCCCTATTTAACCCGTTCAACTACGTGCTCGAGGACTTCCGCGAGCGGTACGACCGCGACGGTGTGGCCAACTTTACCCAGGCCAACCGCGAGCGTTACCTAATCGGGATGATGAAGGTCAATTTCCTCAAGCGCCTGGAAAGCAGCGTGAATTCCTTCGCCCTGACCCTGGAGCGTACCTGCGAAAAGATAAATGAGCTGATCGGCAAGCTTGAGGATTTCAAAGCCCGCCAGCAAAACGGCGAACTGGAGTCGGTAGAACTCGAGGCTGAAGAGGACGAGGAACTGCAAGAAGCCCTTCAGGTGGGCAAGCAGATCAAGTACGACCTGCGCCACCTCGATGTGGAGCGCTGGCTACAAGACCTGCGGGCCGACTTTCAACAGCTCAACGACCTTCTGGGCGTGGCCCGCATGGTCACACCCGAACGCGATGCCAAGCTGGCCGAGTTACGGGGGTTGCTCGAGGCTAAAATTAAGCACCCCACCCAAAATAAGCTAGGCCAGCCCAACCGCAAGGCCCTGGTTTTTACCGCCTTTGCCGATACGGCCAAGTACCTCTACGAACAGCTCGAGCCCTGGGCCAGGCGGCAGGGCGTACACATCGGGCTGGTGGTGGGAACGGGCGAGAACCGGGCCACCCTGGGGCAGAGCGACTTTGGCGCCATTCTGACCAACTTCGCCCCCCGCGCCAAGCAGCGCGAACGCCTGCCCAACTTTCCCCAAGACCAAGAAATTGACATTCTAATCGCCACCGACTGCATCTCCGAGGGGCAAAACCTCCAGGACTGCGACTACCTGGTGAACTACGACATCCACTGGAACCCGGTTCGGCTCATTCAGCGCTTTGGGCGCATAGACCGGATTGGCAGCCCCAACCACAGCATCCAGATGGTCAACTTCTGGCCCACCGACGACCTCAACGCCTATCTGAATCTCAAAAACCGCGTAGAGGCCCGAATGGCCCTCGTAGACCTCACCGCCACCGCGCAGGACAACCCCCTGACCCCCGAACAGGTGATCACAGACCTCTCCTACCGCGACCAGCAACTCCTGCGCCTCAAGGACGAGGTGCTCGACCTGGAAGACCTAGAGGAAGGCGTGACCCTGGCCGACTTTAGCCTGGACGACTTTCGCATGGACTTGAGCAACTTTCTGGACGAACACCGGGAGGCCCTCGAGAGCGCCCCCTTGGGCTTGTTTGCTCTGGTGAGCGAAACCGCTACGGCCCAGCCAGGCATCGTCTTTTGTCTACGCCAGACCGGCCCCGCGGCGAACGTCGGCCTGAACCCCCTGAGTCCCTACTTTTTGGTATATGTGCGTTCCGATGGGTCGGTGCGCTACACCTACGCCCAGGCCAAGCAGACCCTCGAGCTCTACCGCGCCCTTTGCGCCGACAAACCCAAGGCCGACCAAACCCTGCACGATTACTTCGACAAGCAAACGGGCAACCTGGAACACCTCGAGCAGCCCTCTGCGCTGCTTCGCGCGGCCTTAGACAGCATTCGCCAGACCTTCCAACGCAAAGCCACGCAAAGCCTGTTTACAGGCCGTGGGGGCATGGTGCCCAAACAAGAAGAGCAAGTCACCGAGGAAACCCCCTTTGAGCTGGTGACCTGGCTGGTCGTTCTGGGACAGCCCGAGAACCATTTGGTATAA
- a CDS encoding ABC transporter ATP-binding protein, protein MLRLENLTKNFGKAGVFDANLHLSPGEIVAVLGASGSGKTTLLNLVAGLLEPDAGRIFLGNEDVTHQPPEKRGLAYVFQDHALWPHLSALEHLLLVMKTPDRALAQHLLERVGLGGLDARKPHQLSGGQKQRVALARALAARPRLLLLDEPYSALDPVLREELRLEVASLLRAEHVSALHVTHDPDEALAVADRVAVMEGGRIVQADTPAEVYARPQTLAAARAFGRLNLLAVEVEGGQVHLNGQTWAVHGLESGPGLLAFRYEDLAPAPKGLIAKVLAVYGGRGERLCRVNLGVGEAVVKLSAAPGEQVRLVPLGELRVFPLPQEARAYEQGKAR, encoded by the coding sequence ATGCTGCGTCTGGAGAACCTTACCAAAAACTTCGGCAAGGCGGGGGTGTTTGATGCCAACCTGCACCTTTCGCCCGGCGAAATTGTGGCGGTACTGGGGGCCTCGGGCTCGGGCAAGACCACCCTACTTAATCTGGTGGCGGGTCTCTTGGAGCCCGATGCCGGCCGTATTTTTCTGGGGAACGAAGACGTGACCCACCAGCCCCCCGAAAAGCGCGGGCTGGCTTACGTGTTCCAGGATCATGCCCTGTGGCCCCACCTGAGCGCCCTCGAGCATCTCCTGCTGGTGATGAAAACCCCCGACCGGGCGCTGGCCCAGCACCTGCTGGAGCGGGTGGGGCTGGGCGGGCTGGACGCCCGCAAACCCCACCAGCTCTCGGGCGGGCAGAAGCAGCGCGTGGCCCTGGCCAGGGCCCTGGCAGCCAGGCCGCGTTTGCTGCTGCTGGACGAGCCCTATTCGGCCCTTGACCCGGTGCTGCGGGAGGAACTTAGGCTCGAGGTAGCCTCGCTCCTGCGGGCCGAGCATGTGAGCGCCCTCCACGTCACCCACGACCCCGACGAGGCCCTGGCCGTGGCCGACCGGGTGGCGGTGATGGAGGGGGGGCGCATCGTGCAGGCGGACACCCCAGCCGAGGTCTATGCTAGGCCCCAAACCCTCGCAGCAGCGCGGGCTTTTGGGCGCCTCAATCTGCTGGCCGTAGAGGTAGAAGGCGGCCAGGTTCACCTGAACGGCCAGACCTGGGCCGTTCACGGCCTGGAAAGCGGGCCGGGCCTGCTGGCCTTCCGCTACGAAGACCTGGCCCCAGCCCCCAAAGGACTGATTGCGAAGGTGCTGGCGGTTTATGGTGGGCGAGGCGAGCGGTTGTGCCGGGTGAACCTGGGGGTAGGCGAAGCGGTGGTGAAGCTCAGCGCAGCGCCGGGGGAGCAGGTTCGGCTGGTGCCGTTGGGTGAGTTGCGGGTATTTCCATTACCACAGGAGGCAAGGGCCTACGAACAGGGCAAAGCACGGTGA
- a CDS encoding iron ABC transporter permease, with protein sequence MPRAQLPATLFWLLLSLGVALPLWVLAWRGLGDLAILPRVLDLAGVSLLLALLGSLLCLGVGGGLAWLAFRARLHPGWDALLLPAYLVPPFVGALGFLYALQLVNVQPYGVGGILLAWTAHYAPVAYLLLRPALESKLAPLLVASEVHGVTGWKRVRALVPPLFPALVAAFGALYLTLLGNFGVPAVLGLPAQVYTLPTLAYARLFSPVSPDPLGEAAAIGLLLGLLAVPALLLYSQPTGEPSPRPLRPKRIWAARGAFILFALMAVVFPLVGLVRRALFNTFTGAFQPAFVTAWELPLVRQGLLNSLLLALLATGLLLLLGLLLAPQRGALKRLRQVLDMHYLLPGTLLALGLILLLAPTPVYATPWILLLAYLLNFAALMLRSMEAGLESGIERLVGVGKLFGLRHGWAWWKIGFPLLRPYLAAGVFLVLPLCLAELTLSAMLYAPGSETLGVAVLSALNGGLFREAAAIGLMLMALSLLLLLVPRRGVVG encoded by the coding sequence ATGCCTAGGGCGCAACTCCCCGCCACCCTGTTCTGGCTACTCCTCTCGCTGGGGGTCGCCCTACCGCTTTGGGTGCTGGCCTGGCGGGGGCTGGGCGACCTTGCCATTCTGCCCAGGGTGCTCGACCTGGCGGGGGTTTCGCTGTTGCTGGCGCTTTTGGGGAGTCTTTTGTGTCTGGGGGTGGGGGGTGGGCTGGCCTGGCTGGCCTTCCGGGCGCGGCTGCACCCCGGGTGGGACGCGCTGCTACTGCCGGCCTACCTGGTGCCGCCTTTTGTGGGGGCGCTGGGGTTTTTGTACGCCTTGCAACTGGTGAACGTTCAGCCCTACGGGGTGGGCGGTATCCTACTGGCCTGGACAGCCCACTATGCCCCGGTGGCCTACCTGCTGCTGCGCCCGGCCCTGGAATCCAAGCTGGCCCCGCTGCTGGTGGCCAGCGAGGTGCACGGCGTGACCGGCTGGAAGCGCGTGCGGGCGTTGGTGCCCCCGCTGTTTCCGGCACTGGTGGCAGCTTTTGGGGCGCTCTACCTGACCCTGCTGGGCAACTTCGGGGTTCCGGCGGTGCTAGGGCTACCCGCCCAGGTCTACACGCTGCCCACCCTGGCCTATGCCCGGCTCTTCTCGCCTGTCAGCCCCGACCCCCTGGGCGAAGCGGCGGCCATTGGGCTGTTGCTGGGGTTGTTGGCGGTGCCGGCCCTGCTGCTCTATAGCCAACCCACTGGCGAACCCTCCCCCCGGCCCCTGCGACCTAAGAGGATCTGGGCGGCCAGAGGCGCCTTTATCCTGTTCGCGTTGATGGCGGTGGTGTTTCCGCTGGTGGGCCTGGTACGGCGGGCCCTCTTCAACACCTTTACCGGGGCCTTTCAGCCTGCTTTTGTGACTGCCTGGGAGCTGCCACTGGTGCGACAGGGGCTTCTCAACTCGCTGCTGCTGGCCCTGTTGGCCACGGGCCTGCTCCTGCTACTGGGGCTTTTGCTGGCCCCCCAGCGCGGCGCCCTGAAGCGGTTGCGGCAGGTGTTGGACATGCACTACCTGTTGCCCGGAACCCTGCTGGCCCTGGGCCTGATTCTGCTGCTGGCCCCCACCCCGGTCTATGCCACCCCCTGGATTTTGCTGCTCGCATACCTGCTCAACTTTGCCGCATTAATGCTACGTTCGATGGAAGCCGGGCTGGAAAGCGGCATCGAGCGGCTGGTGGGGGTGGGCAAGCTGTTTGGCTTGCGGCATGGTTGGGCCTGGTGGAAGATTGGCTTCCCCCTGCTGCGGCCCTACCTGGCGGCCGGGGTGTTTTTGGTGCTGCCGCTGTGCCTGGCCGAGCTTACCCTGTCGGCCATGCTCTACGCGCCGGGGAGCGAGACCCTGGGGGTGGCGGTGCTCTCGGCGCTGAACGGCGGGCTGTTTCGTGAGGCTGCCGCCATCGGGTTGATGCTGATGGCCTTGTCGTTGCTGCTGCTTCTGGTACCGCGCCGGGGCGTGGTGGGCTAG